A genome region from Anolis carolinensis isolate JA03-04 chromosome 6, rAnoCar3.1.pri, whole genome shotgun sequence includes the following:
- the nacad gene encoding NAC-alpha domain-containing protein 1 isoform X2: MWGERGTTATPSLRHVARSDGRRSPKDVSRNNSASSTPGSDARTLLQVSPVLTPDFPVELSMDPSLRGSNIPAFLPAKQEDRPQPEGASCDAAMGATTAGLVALSECGQVMMEQAAKSGEAVSKATPSEDTLDARIVMGEETQCKEEEEEEDTDDMPVSPKPGALEEEEASDTENMVKPLCLSHPQACLRKRKEPELELAAIAMPAPSSFSQGDPADNVPSPSSVSAKDPPPEPGEGQPSPVKRGVDPELYFTAPSTPIRTAFSQLRPLPPPQQQPFSKDGLGEEQNDLDNEGLVSPPTSPSGSYITAEGGSWASSGTASTSPSCSPNLMAEGEALESPDLESEVTFQALSLGALGHDSFPDEDEDDGQTTPGEDEDWVSETVACRPVPLKPDQTGRSRPKSGEEDGAALDEAGHKIFKMENLPSHQAAEVFAGSKPSPLPCSLAAFAGTEFGSVSGVSPSEDESETAASPPDDEMENPENDPMISVLLLPFHGSLLFEAESVEITLFPQGESAENDTLYGAEDEDSASASFLHSLSEASINEGVDESFAYQDDTSPSSDSASYNGEEDERLYSVEQYAVVADNAQKDDGSPKGDLEPERSHSGSESEMETSSDAYNTDEEGDGPPAKHEGRPQVTEELEEGESFLDGSKAEEATQEGLIGGQSQDKEVAVSVMEATKQQEGAQGSRGVTVSPGALEYQAGNEREEGSPREKGASSPSVLDGQVTVEKDIQDSGECLIACFDTDEEADAMPPLEDHPAGPIAGEWAGTVCAGVAIPLGWDPKPYPVESAQEVNDASAVDIGARLKESEKRLLELLDQDSTSGGGSVDLEGRGEGTQGSEKEMEAAPFVSLLESSMEQPEVIRADSEPTEECLIACFESEDELEESSSLDQMNNNGDREEMAFTEAKAGPQTLMGLNDGTQENPLVEAREFPTEAMALLAQDTPLPQTDVEELSETQSWTICGTPRGSSQPKTEAKERHLANKETLLGVTSPAEPLEVCMETGEAKEADVVESHHMRETEEGIVVMEESTEDEAGESGQFGEAIPTDDAQPKDATKVLEKEELELSDEGDGDQNWETPSEKEEEASESGSEELSRTDSVAETSTWVRDQLGNDAPELLKSGAAQGVHKKPNLRDDNMNVLPTQSRQAAVSETGRDQGSSERMVSKEGELKALGRAAELTGGEEATEWPQLQGTEVPKSQAASKDAEIATYRDSEKPCHVVHREPSAPLPSLCGSYPSDAKAQEARPPPAENVGGPPSLVHAGGHPPAPKKTFAEALLQGLLPVLEAELSMQEKDVSFLSAGQPEASLSQSLTDSSFFTADEGRSPEAIPLAASPDLPSPEQIWGSPAQAVEESCPQENEAVALELEDLVDKAGDAEAEHAPAPLTFLPTDGSLAQNMAVCLHHTTLREAPSSAISRRAMAAVNTNNQQLFFASEKEIYLTEPKDAQGDLSSGDGEEEHAFAGDTTVVDLDDSGTVAGESSPTPVSPLGSSGAFLETTGRAVTSLDDVTDQQQISHLLQGSFGFLNEPRVGSPRLMSSELVAEAQSLRGSLKETVVEGSSGEPSPDLSEVDDFEEQDNARPCKDARGEGGHLEAERQETEEVSTPEETAEMPVSQVVISGSEEDDQHSLDDASIPGEDVTSGSFDSIPSQPNEMLLQRPGGDVVEQEKTKEMTEETRLGGTIIEDVRPKVEGVEEEEEKKSKKASTPPEPTLEPPLLTMDSIIPRPSEERSASPLQLERPTSPDMEMSISPSPPVSQVPPVLPSPQLPPSPPETPIRAPAAAATSWLPVEETPSKETRTLLQDPRKPLSEAPETSRPPPPSRLDQPKESRGRNRLPGGKEPCGKDSAASSSSAGDKRADRGSLHLELSSSSEREMSYRCPEIESLREATGAMLLDEKKPVVGRRPRENHHHKGSSNDSESNEGSIPELEEPEVSEPRMAQTQAQLTHSLGTGEESISKAKQSRSEKKARKAMSKLGLRQIHGVTRITIRKSKNILFVITKPDVFKSPASDIYIVFGEAKIEDLSQQVHKAAAEKFKVPVEHSPLITEAAPTLTIKEESEEEEEIDETGLEVRDIELVMAQANVSRPKAVRALRHSNNDIVNAIMELTM, from the exons ATGTCTCTCGGAACAACTCGGCTTCCTCGACGCCCGGCAGCGATGCCCGGACGTTGCTGCAAGTCTCCCCGGTGTTGACTCCCGACTTCCCGGTCGAGCTCTCCATGGATCCCTCCCTTCGTGGCTCAAATATCCCGGCGTTCCTCCCGGCGAAGCAAGAAGACCGCCCTCAGCCGGAAGGTGCCAGTTGTGATGCCGCCATGGGAGCCACCACGGCCGGTTTGGTAGCCCTGAGCGAATGCGGTCAGGTCATGATGGAGCAGGCGGCGAAGTCCGGCGAGGCCGTCTCCAAAGCCACTCCGTCGGAGGACACCTTGGACGCCAGAATCGTCATGGGGGAAGAGACACaatgcaaagaggaggaggaggaggaagatacgGATGATATGCCGGTTTCACCGAAACCCGGTGccttggaggaagaggaagcaagtGACACGGAAAATATGGTGAAACCTCTCTGCTTGAGCCACCCGCAAGCGTGCCTTCGGAAGCGCAAGGAGCCGGAGCTGGAATTGGCGGCGATTGCAATGCCGGCGCCTTCTTCGTTCTCTCAGGGCGACCCCGCGGATAACGTGCCTTCCCCTTCCTCCGTATCCGCGAAAGACCCTCCGCCGGAGCCGGGAGAGGGACAGCCCTCGCCGGTCAAGCGTGGCGTGGATCCGGAGCTCTACTTCACGGCCCCGTCCACTCCCATCCGGACGGCCTTCTCCCAGCTCAGGCCCCTGCCGCCGCCACAGCAGCAGCCTTTCTCCAAAGACGGTCTCGGCGAGGAGCAGAACGACCTGGACAACGAAGGCCTCGTCTCGCCGCCCACGTCGCCGTCGGGGTCCTACATCACGGCCGAAGGGGGCAGCTGGGCGTCTTCGGGCACGGCCAGCACCTCCCCGTCCTGCTCCCCGAACCTGATGGCCGAGGGGGAAGCCCTGGAATCGCCAGACTTGGAGAGCGAGGTGACCTTCCAGGCCCTGTCTCTGGGCGCTTTGGGCCACGATTCGTTTCCGGATGAGGACGAGGACGACGGGCAGACGACTCCCGGAGAGGACGAAGACTGGGTCTCGGAAACAGTGGCCTGCAGGCCGGTCCCTCTCAAGCCGGACCAGACCGGACGCTCCCGACCAAAGAGCGGAGAAGAGGACGGAGCCGCTCTGGATGAAGCAGGCCACAAGATTTTCAAGATGGAGAACTTGCCTTCTCACCAAGCCGCAGAGGTGTTTGCAGGATCCAAACCCAGCCCTTTGCCCTGTTCACTCGCTGCCTTCGCCGGGACTGAGTTTGGGAGTGTGTCCGGAGTGAGCCCTTCGGAGGACGAATCCGAGACGGCGGCTTCCCCCCCTGACGACGAGATGGAGAACCCCGAAAATGACCCCATGATTTCCGTGTTGTTGCTGCCTTTCCACGGCAGCCTCCTCTTCGAGGCGGAGTCCGTGGAGATCACGCTCTTCCCTCAGGGTGAATCGGCGGAGAACGACACCCTTTACGGCGCCGAGGACGAGGACAGCGCTTCGGCCTCGTTCCTCCATTCCCTCTCGGAGGCCTCCATCAACGAAGGCGTGGACGAGTCCTTCGCGTACCAGGACGACACCTCTCCGTCCTCCGACTCGGCCTCTTACAACGGAGAGGAGGACGAGCGCCTATACAGCGTGGAACAGTACGCCGTGGTGGCGGACAACGCCCAGAAAGACGACGGGTCTCCCAAGGGGGACCTGGAACCGGAACGGTCGCACTCAGGGAGCGAGAGCGAGATGGAGACCTCGTCCGACGCGTACAACACGGACGAGGAAGGAGACGGGCCTCCCGCAAAACACGAAGGGCGTCCGCAGGTCACAGAAGAACTGGAGGAAGGAGAGTCGTTCCTGGATGGATCCAAAGCAGAAGAGGCCACGCAAGAGGGCCTGATCGGTGGCCAAAGCCAAGACAAAGAGGTTGCTGTCTCCGTGATGGAAGCCACCAAGCAGCAAGAGGGTGCTCAGGGTTCAAGAGGCGTCACTGTTTCACCTGGGGCGCTGGAATACCAGGCCGGAAACGAAAGGGAGGAAGGGTCTCCCAGAGAGAAAGGTGCCTCTTCTCCATCTGTCTTGGATGGGCAAGTCACCGTGGAGAAAGACATCCAGGACTCCGGCGAGTGCCTCATTGCCTGCTTTGATACGGACGAAGAAGCAGACGCAATGCCTCCTTTGGAGGATCACCCAGCGGGCCCAATTGCCGGAGAATGGGCCGGAACAGTTTGTGCCGGAGTGGCCATCCCTCTGGGTTGGGATCCAAAGCCGTATCCTGTCGAGTCGGCTCAGGAGGTCAACGATGCGTCTGCGGTTGACATCGGCGCCCGGTTGAAAGAGTCCGAGAAGCGTTTGCTAGAACTCCTCGACCAAGACAGCACCTCAGGAGGAGGCTCAGTGGACCTTGAGGGACGTGGTGAAGGGACGCAGGGCTCCgagaaggagatggaggcggctcCGTTCGTGTCCCTCCTTGAATCCTCGATGGAACAGCCTGAAGTGATCCGGGCCGACAGTGAGCCGACGGAGGAGTGCCTTATTGCTTGCTTTGAGTCCGAGGACGAGCTGGAGGAGTCCTCGTCTCTCGATCAGATGAACAACAACGGGGACCGCGAGGAAATGGCATTCACTGAGGCCAAAGCAGGCCCCCAAACCCTCATGGGCCTCAATGACGGCACACAGGAGAACCCACTCGTGGAGGCCAGAGAGTTCCCCACGGAGGCCATGGCGCTTCTGGCTCAGGACACCCCGCTGCCCCAAACGGATGTGGAGGAACTCTCTGAAACCCAGAGCTGGACCATTTGTGGGACACCGAGGGGCTCAAGTCAACCCAAAACAGAGGCCAAGGAGAGACACCTTGCAAACAAGGAGACATTGCTAGGGGTCACTTCACCCGCTGAGCCTCTTGAAGTGTGCATGGAGACCGGTGAAGCCAAAGAGGCGGACGTGGTTGAGAGCCACCACATGAGGGAAACTGAAGAAGGAATAGTAGTCATGGAAGAATCCACAGAGGATGAAGCAGGCGAATCAGGTCAATTTGGGGAAGCCATTCCTACTGATGATGCCCAACCAAAGGATGCAACAAAGGTCCTGGAGAAGGAAGAGCTTGAGCTGTCAGATGAAGGTGATGGGGACCAAAACTGGGAAACTCCctcagagaaagaagaggaggcttCAGAGTCTGGAAGTGAAGAACTCAGCAGGACAGACTCAGTAGCGGAAACCTCCACTTGGGTGAGAGACCAACTGGGAAACGATGCTCCAGAGCTGTTGAAATCAGGAGCAGCCCAGGGGGTCCACAAGAAACCCAACCTGAGAGATGATAACATGAATGTGTTGCCGACGCAGAGTAGGCAGGCTGCTGTAAGTGAGACCGGGAGAGATCAAGGTTCCAGTGAAAGGATGGTGTCCAAAGAGGGTGAGCTCAAGGCACTGGGCAGGGCTGCTGAGCTGACCGGTGGAGAAGAAGCCACTGAATGGCCACAGCTGCAAGGCACTGAAGTCCCAAAGTCCCAggcagcctccaaagatgctgaGATAGCCACGTATCGGGATTCTGAAAAGCCTTGCCACGTGGTACACAGGGAACCATCAGCACCTCTGCCTTCTTTGTGTGGATCCTATCCTTCTGACGCTAAAGCTCAGGAAGCCAGGCCTCCTCCTGCAGAGAACGTGGGGGGCCCACCTTCTTTGGTCCATGCTGGTGGCCACCCTCCGGCACCCAAGAAGACCTTTGCCGAGGCTCTCCTTCAGGGTCTACTGCCCGTTTTGGAGGCTGAGCTCAGCATGCAAGAGAAGGATGTCTCCTTTCTTTCTGCCGGACAACCCGAGGCCTCCTTGTCCCAGTCTCTCACAGACTCCAGCTTCTTCACGGCTGATGAGGGAAGATCTCCTGAGGCCATTCCCTTGGCCGCTTCTCCAGACCTGCCTTCGCCTGAGCAAATCTGGGGCAGCCCGGCCCAGGCTGTGGAGGAAAGCTGTCCTCAGGAGAACGAGGCTGTGGCATTGGAGTTGGaggacctggtggacaaagctggagATGCCGAGGCTGAACATGCGCCTGCGCCACTGACGTTCCTTCCGACGGATGGCTCCTTGGCGCAGAACATGGCTGTGTGTTTGCATCATACCACCCTGAGAGAGGCTCCCAGTTCGGCCATCTCACGCCGTGCCATGGCGGCAGTCAACACCAACAACCAACAGCTCTTCTTTGCTTCTGAAAAAGAGATCTATCTGACCGAGCCCAAGGATGCTCAAGGTGATCTTTCCAGTGGAGATGGAGAAGAGGAGCATGCCTTCGCTGGAGACACCACTGTCGTCGACTTGGATGATTCAGGCACCGTTGCCGGAGAGAGTTCGCCAACTCCCGTCAGTCCACTTGGATCGTCTGGTGCCTTTTTGGAGACCACAGGTAgagcagtgacatctctggatGACGTTACAGACCAGCAGCAGATATCTCATTTGTTGCAAGGCTCCTTTGGATTCCTGAACGAGCCGAGAGTGGGGAGCCCTCGCCTCATGAGTAGCGAACTCGTGGCAGAAGCACAAAGCCTCCGCGGCAGCCTTAAGGAGACGGTGGTGGAGGGTTCCTCTGGAGAACCCTCACCCGATCTGTCAGAAGTTGATGATTTTGAAGAGCAAGACAACGCCCGGCCTTGCAAGGATGCCAGAGGCGAAGGAGGCCACCTGGAAGCAGAGAGGCAAGAAACTGAGGAGGTCTCCACCCCCGAGGAGACGGCGGAAATGCCCGTCAGCCAGGTGGTAATCTCCGGTTCGGAAGAGGATGATCAACATTCCTTGGATGATGCCTCCATCCCTGGCGAAGATGTGACATCCGGGTCCTTTGATAGCATCCCATCTCAGCCTAATGAGATGTTGCTACAGAGACCAGGAGGTGATGTTGTGGAGCAAGAGAAGACCAAGGAGATGACGGAAGAGACAAGATTGGGGGGCACCATAATAGAGGATGTGCGTCCCAAGGTGGAGGGcgttgaggaggaggaagagaagaaaagcaaGAAGGCCTCCACCCCTCCCGAGCCCACCCTTGAGCCTCCTCTGTTGACCATGGACTCCATCATCCCTCGTCCCTCCGAGGAACGCTCTGCGTCTCCTTTGCAGCTGGAGCGACCAACATCCCCAGACATGGAGATGTCCATCTCACCCTCTCCTCCAGTTTCTCAAGTGCCTCCCGTTCTGCCCTCACCACAGCTGCCACCCTCTCCCCCAGAGACCCCCATCCGagcccctgctgctgctgctacctcCTGGCTCCCTGTGGAGGAGACCCCTTCCAAAGAGACCCGGACCCTCTTGCAGGACCCCAGGAAACCTCTGTCAGAAG CTCCCGAGACATCCAGGCCTCCGCCGCCCTCCAGGCTGGACCAGCCCAAGGAGTCCAGGGGCCGGAACCGGCTGCCCGGCGGCAAGGAGCCCTGCGGGAAGGACTCtgcggcctcctcctcctcggcaggGGACAAGCGGGCCGACCGGGGGTCCCTCCACCTGGAGCTGAGCTCCTCCAGCGAGAGGGAGATGTCCTACCGCTGCCCCGAGATCGAGAGCTTGCGGGAAGCGACGGGCGCCATGCTCTTGGACGAGAAGAAGCCCGTGGTGGGGAGGAGGCCCCGGGAGAACCACCACCACAAAG GGTCTTCGAACGACTCGGAAAGCAACGAAGGCTCCATCCCGGAACTAGAAGAGCCAGAGGTTTCGGAACCACGAATGGCCCAGACGCAG GCTCAGCTGACGCACTCTTTGGGAACCGGAGAAGAATCCATCAGCAAAGCGAAGCAGAGCCGGAGCGAGAAGAAGGCGCGGAAG gCCATGTCCAAACTGGGTCTGCGGCAAATCCATGGAGTCACCAGGATCACCATCCGCAAGTCCAAGAACATCTTGTTTGTCATAACCAAGCCGGACGTCTTCAAAAGCCCAGCGTCGGACATCTACATTGTCTTTGGAGAAGCCAAG ATTGAAGACCTCTCTCAGCAGGTCCACAAAGCGGCAGCGGAGAAGTTCAAGGTCCCCGTGGAGCACTCGCCTCTGATCACGGAGGCGGCCCCAACGCTCACCATCAAGGAGgagagcgaggaggaggaggag ATTGACGAGACTGGCCTGGAGGTGAGAGATATTGAGCTGGTCATGGCTCAGGCGAACGTGTCGCGGCCCAAGGCCGTGAGGGCCCTCCGGCACAGCAACAACGATATTGTGAACGCCATCATG gAGCTGACCATGTAG